One genomic window of Candidatus Hydrogenedens sp. includes the following:
- a CDS encoding prepilin-type N-terminal cleavage/methylation domain-containing protein: protein MKNKGFTLIELMIVVAIIAIIAAIAIPNLLRSRLQSNESAAISNLKAIVGAEVAYNSANGSYTGDFADLTGADPPFLAGNWGGENNIKQGYTFTLGSTGSNNFTCNADPADPGESGIRYFYTDASGVIRFKTGGQAGAGDPPIGEQQQ, encoded by the coding sequence ATGAAAAACAAAGGTTTCACACTCATTGAATTGATGATTGTGGTAGCAATCATCGCTATTATTGCAGCAATTGCGATTCCCAATCTGCTTCGTTCCAGATTGCAGTCCAATGAATCTGCTGCAATCAGCAACTTAAAAGCCATTGTTGGTGCTGAAGTTGCCTATAACTCTGCAAATGGTTCTTATACAGGTGATTTTGCAGACTTAACAGGCGCAGACCCTCCATTCTTAGCAGGAAACTGGGGTGGTGAGAATAATATTAAGCAAGGTTATACATTTACTCTGGGTTCTACGGGATCAAATAACTTTACCTGCAATGCAGACCCGGCTGACCCTGGTGAAAGCGGTATTCGTTATTTCTACACAGATGCCAGTGGTGTAATCCGCTTCAAAACAGGTGGACAAGCTGGCGCTGGTGACCCGCCCATCGGAGAACAACAACAATAA
- a CDS encoding 4Fe-4S binding protein: protein MIKRKIIYIDSEKCNGCGLCVNACAEGAIKLINGKAQLVSDVYCDGLGACLPHCPTGALSIVEREAEPFDGELVKLHQSLKEQKAPVHTCPSIQFKPDPSKKGTLSHWPIQIRLVPPMAHYLQNAKLLVVADCVPVAYQNFHKEFLDDHVVLVGCPKFDPKEQYVQKFAEIFINNDIKSITIPVMEVPCCQALPNIVLAGLQYSGKNIPIEKIIISIQGEILSKQLING, encoded by the coding sequence GTGATTAAACGAAAAATTATTTATATAGACTCCGAAAAATGCAACGGCTGTGGACTATGTGTTAATGCCTGTGCTGAAGGGGCTATTAAACTTATTAACGGTAAGGCACAACTTGTTTCAGATGTTTATTGCGATGGATTAGGTGCGTGCCTTCCCCATTGTCCCACAGGGGCATTATCCATTGTCGAACGCGAAGCAGAACCTTTTGATGGAGAATTGGTCAAATTACACCAAAGCTTAAAAGAGCAAAAAGCACCTGTTCACACATGTCCGAGTATACAATTTAAACCTGACCCATCCAAAAAAGGGACCCTTTCTCACTGGCCTATACAGATTCGTCTTGTTCCTCCTATGGCTCATTATCTTCAGAATGCGAAACTATTAGTCGTGGCGGATTGTGTACCTGTGGCATATCAAAATTTTCATAAAGAATTTTTAGATGACCATGTAGTTCTTGTAGGTTGTCCAAAATTCGACCCCAAAGAACAATATGTACAGAAATTTGCTGAAATTTTTATTAATAATGATATAAAAAGCATTACAATTCCCGTAATGGAAGTTCCATGCTGTCAGGCTTTGCCTAATATCGTACTTGCAGGTTTGCAATATTCAGGAAAAAATATTCCTATCGAAAAAATAATAATCTCTATTCAGGGAGAAATACTAAGCAAGCAATTAATTAACGGGTAG
- the trkA gene encoding Trk system potassium transporter TrkA, with translation MKIVIAGAGRAGSLLAEMLYKDNDVTVIDYDKSVLDDLTGRVDVGTRLGNAQDPSLIQEVISGGCDLFIATLGDDRANIIASSCAKNLGAVSVSALISDMVYINNAFLYESILGIDYFLSPDQLAATDIASFTESPGLLVSEEYGNDRIQFYELRVWNQFKESGKTLKEVMDVIREKLVVGYIKSGKQVDVPTGETQIKCGDILGIFGKRDGIARAVKVFTGDWDKKKRVIILGGTPITVQIIRALKDKVSVIKLFEKDKQRAEELSQILSKYKMDIINDDPLSNRSQLIAVKDFDVFIAPTHDDERNVVAASLAKDIGIPYVVSVIYNKQFGELVDRFGIDYSVIPYYSFVNKVLRIVYQNTVKHLLNIRGIEIAEYEIKKSFKFLNRALKDIRFDIGCVVAGIIREEQPIIPTGTDVIKEGDRVVIVTKAEKFNDVSKLFK, from the coding sequence ATGAAAATTGTTATTGCAGGTGCGGGTAGAGCAGGTTCGCTATTGGCGGAGATGCTTTACAAGGATAATGATGTTACCGTGATAGATTACGACAAATCAGTACTTGACGATTTAACAGGAAGGGTCGACGTCGGCACACGGTTAGGTAATGCTCAAGACCCATCATTAATACAGGAGGTAATAAGTGGTGGATGTGACCTTTTCATTGCAACTTTGGGGGATGATAGGGCAAATATAATTGCAAGTAGTTGCGCAAAAAACTTAGGTGCGGTGAGTGTGTCTGCTTTGATTTCAGACATGGTCTATATTAATAATGCATTTTTATATGAGAGCATTCTGGGGATTGATTATTTCTTGTCGCCAGACCAATTGGCTGCAACGGATATTGCGAGTTTTACTGAATCGCCAGGGCTATTGGTTTCAGAAGAGTATGGAAATGACCGTATCCAATTTTATGAATTGAGGGTCTGGAACCAATTTAAGGAAAGTGGAAAGACTTTGAAGGAGGTAATGGATGTAATTAGAGAAAAGTTAGTTGTTGGGTATATAAAATCAGGGAAGCAGGTGGATGTGCCTACAGGAGAAACACAGATAAAGTGTGGAGATATTTTAGGAATTTTTGGGAAACGTGATGGCATAGCACGTGCAGTAAAGGTATTTACAGGGGATTGGGATAAGAAGAAAAGAGTTATTATTTTAGGTGGAACACCTATAACTGTTCAGATTATTAGAGCATTAAAAGATAAAGTTTCTGTGATTAAATTATTTGAGAAAGATAAACAACGGGCAGAGGAGTTGTCGCAGATACTTTCTAAATATAAAATGGATATTATAAATGATGACCCATTGAGCAATCGCTCTCAATTGATAGCGGTAAAGGATTTTGATGTATTCATTGCACCGACCCATGATGATGAACGGAATGTAGTGGCAGCATCTTTAGCGAAGGACATAGGTATCCCTTATGTGGTAAGTGTTATATATAATAAACAGTTTGGTGAATTAGTAGACCGTTTTGGAATTGATTACTCGGTAATTCCATACTACAGTTTTGTTAATAAGGTATTGCGAATTGTATATCAAAATACGGTAAAACATTTATTGAATATACGGGGTATTGAAATTGCCGAATATGAGATTAAAAAATCCTTTAAGTTTCTTAATCGTGCTCTTAAAGATATTCGATTTGACATTGGTTGTGTGGTTGCAGGAATAATTCGTGAAGAACAGCCAATAATTCCTACAGGAACCGATGTGATAAAGGAAGGTGATCGGGTAGTTATTGTAACAAAGGCTGAAAAATTTAATGACGTGAGTAAATTATTTAAATGA
- a CDS encoding TrkH family potassium uptake protein — MNYFQLINYLGRLLIGYAFVFSLLLVPAIAYHETDIIPYILESFMYVFLIGVLGIVSTFRKSKAEEERFLIKESLALVGLGWILITICGSFPFYLSGHLSLMDAIFESVSGFTTTGSTVVKDIETFPKTLLFWRAFTHFLGGMGIVVMFIAVLPYLGAGGRLLLKSESFVPDVKFIRPRVKETLKQLLFVYISLTTIQCILLMLFGMSLFDAVCHAFSTLASGGFSTRQMSIGAYNSLPIEIITIFFMLCAGTNFGLFFLLYQRNIRAFFQNIEWRAYISIWFFSIVFLTICVMGYHGTFSLDKSEFVQYSFGKALRSVSFTVTSLMTDTGFTTEDYDSWPYFARWALVILMIIGGSAGSTSGGLKIIRVVILLKFLLNRIQTIFQPRVIKAIHLGEQAIDDDVQKSVLSYFALYVSVFVIGSLILCWIGLPIVTSISSVAASLNGCGPGLEYVGGVEDFSSVPILGKGVLCMLMLMGRLEIYAILVLFFPSFWRGK, encoded by the coding sequence ATGAATTACTTTCAATTAATTAATTATTTAGGAAGACTTCTAATCGGATATGCTTTTGTTTTTTCGTTATTATTAGTTCCCGCTATAGCCTATCATGAGACAGATATTATTCCTTATATTTTAGAGTCCTTTATGTATGTGTTTTTAATCGGAGTATTAGGTATTGTATCTACCTTCCGAAAAAGTAAGGCGGAGGAGGAGCGTTTTTTAATTAAGGAATCGTTAGCCTTAGTGGGGTTAGGATGGATATTAATTACTATTTGCGGTTCTTTTCCATTTTACTTATCTGGCCATCTTTCACTAATGGATGCTATTTTTGAGTCCGTATCTGGGTTTACAACTACAGGCTCTACAGTAGTGAAGGATATAGAGACTTTCCCGAAAACATTACTTTTTTGGCGAGCTTTTACTCATTTTTTAGGTGGAATGGGAATTGTGGTTATGTTTATTGCAGTGCTCCCCTACTTAGGGGCAGGAGGTCGTCTGCTTCTCAAATCTGAATCTTTTGTACCCGATGTAAAATTCATTAGACCCAGAGTTAAAGAGACTTTGAAACAATTGTTGTTCGTTTATATCTCGCTGACAACTATTCAATGTATTCTTTTAATGTTATTTGGAATGAGTTTGTTTGATGCGGTATGTCATGCCTTTTCAACATTAGCCAGTGGGGGATTTTCGACGAGGCAGATGAGTATTGGGGCATATAATAGTCTGCCGATAGAAATAATTACTATTTTTTTTATGCTTTGTGCAGGCACAAACTTTGGATTGTTCTTTCTTCTTTATCAGAGGAATATTCGGGCTTTCTTCCAAAATATAGAATGGCGGGCTTATATATCTATCTGGTTTTTCTCTATTGTATTTTTAACTATTTGTGTAATGGGGTATCATGGGACTTTCTCTTTGGATAAAAGTGAATTTGTACAGTACTCTTTTGGGAAAGCCCTAAGGAGTGTGTCTTTTACAGTTACATCCTTAATGACGGATACAGGTTTTACAACAGAAGATTATGACTCATGGCCTTATTTTGCAAGATGGGCTCTTGTGATACTGATGATTATAGGTGGGTCAGCAGGTTCAACCTCAGGGGGATTGAAAATAATTCGTGTAGTTATCCTACTTAAATTCTTACTAAATAGGATACAAACCATTTTCCAACCCAGGGTAATAAAGGCAATCCATTTAGGAGAACAGGCAATTGACGATGATGTTCAGAAATCTGTTTTGAGTTATTTTGCTCTATATGTATCCGTCTTTGTTATAGGTAGTCTTATTTTGTGTTGGATTGGGTTGCCAATTGTAACTTCTATATCATCAGTGGCTGCGTCGTTGAATGGCTGTGGTCCTGGATTAGAATATGTTGGAGGTGTTGAAGATTTTTCTTCGGTTCCTATTTTAGGTAAAGGGGTGTTATGTATGTTAATGTTGATGGGTCGGTTGGAGATATATGCAATATTGGTGTTATTTTTCCCTTCATTTTGGCGGGGTAAATAG
- a CDS encoding prepilin-type N-terminal cleavage/methylation domain-containing protein — MCVVCKKKRIVVGFTLIEISIVVLIISVLAAITIPALIRSRIHANEASTIWNLRAISTAQVSFYSSHNTYGSFDSLVNGMPTTPITRYLDESWSEGCIRQGYVYSMPEATNVRFVCYASPETFGYSGNRYFRVDHTGIIRYNEAQLPLDSDPVIGDPPN; from the coding sequence ATGTGTGTGGTATGTAAAAAGAAGAGAATCGTTGTTGGATTTACCTTAATTGAAATTAGTATTGTCGTTTTAATTATCTCTGTGCTTGCAGCAATAACCATCCCCGCATTAATCCGTTCACGAATCCATGCCAACGAAGCATCAACTATTTGGAATTTAAGGGCAATTTCGACAGCTCAAGTATCATTTTATTCATCTCATAATACTTATGGTAGTTTTGATAGTCTTGTTAATGGGATGCCAACGACACCAATAACAAGGTATTTAGATGAGTCATGGAGTGAAGGTTGTATTCGACAGGGTTATGTTTATTCGATGCCCGAAGCCACGAATGTTCGTTTTGTTTGTTACGCTTCCCCTGAAACGTTTGGTTATTCTGGAAATCGATATTTTAGGGTAGACCACACGGGCATTATAAGATATAATGAGGCTCAATTGCCTTTGGATAGTGACCCTGTTATTGGAGACCCACCCAACTAA
- a CDS encoding site-specific DNA-methyltransferase — MTSRAPLNRTITLSKEDIERYKRDLIKINSPVNIEAILNKVINQNFWEVIDFLPPCFVDLLFVDPPYNLTKTFNTCSFTEMTTQEYMNWTESWLNKIIKLLKPTSSIYICGDWRSSSAIHLLCEKYFKVRNRITFEREKGRGANSNWKNNSEDIWFCTMSNEYYFNSEAVKLKRRVIAPYREKGRPKDWEEEKNGKYRLTYSSNIWTDITIPFWSMPENTPHPTQKPEKLLAKIILASSKEGDIVFDPFAGVGTTGVVAKKLRRNFVMIELDEEYCTYATKRLYLAENDNSIQGYYDGVFWERNSLTDVNRKNIKKERSKKENYEMFLFSERDS, encoded by the coding sequence ATGACAAGTAGAGCTCCCTTAAATAGAACAATTACATTATCAAAAGAGGATATAGAACGCTATAAAAGGGATTTAATTAAGATAAATTCTCCTGTAAATATAGAGGCCATCCTCAATAAAGTGATCAATCAAAATTTTTGGGAAGTTATAGATTTCTTACCACCTTGTTTTGTTGACCTTCTTTTTGTAGACCCACCATATAATTTAACAAAAACATTTAATACATGTTCATTTACAGAAATGACTACACAAGAGTATATGAATTGGACAGAATCATGGTTAAATAAAATAATAAAATTATTAAAACCGACATCTTCAATTTATATCTGTGGAGATTGGCGTTCTTCTTCCGCAATTCACCTGTTATGTGAAAAATATTTTAAGGTAAGAAATAGAATAACATTTGAAAGAGAAAAAGGAAGAGGAGCAAATTCAAATTGGAAAAATAATTCAGAAGATATATGGTTTTGTACAATGTCTAATGAATACTATTTTAATTCTGAAGCAGTGAAGTTAAAACGAAGAGTAATTGCACCTTATCGAGAAAAAGGAAGACCTAAAGACTGGGAAGAAGAAAAAAATGGAAAATATAGGTTAACTTATTCATCAAATATATGGACAGACATCACAATACCTTTTTGGTCTATGCCAGAAAATACTCCCCATCCGACTCAAAAACCAGAAAAACTACTAGCGAAGATTATTCTCGCTAGTTCAAAAGAAGGAGATATTGTATTTGATCCATTTGCAGGTGTAGGAACAACAGGGGTTGTTGCAAAAAAATTAAGACGAAATTTTGTCATGATTGAATTAGATGAAGAATATTGTACTTATGCTACCAAAAGGTTATATCTTGCAGAAAATGATAATTCTATACAAGGTTATTATGATGGTGTTTTTTGGGAACGTAATTCATTAACGGATGTAAACAGAAAAAATATTAAAAAAGAAAGATCAAAAAAAGAAAATTATGAGATGTTTTTATTCTCTGAAAGAGATAGCTAG
- a CDS encoding ammonia-forming cytochrome c nitrite reductase subunit c552, with the protein MAKDFKGNEGMSSITAIVLILVVAVATFAVTALLINIFEKQQEAKNPFFRVVEINDDTEDPEIWGKNFPIQYDLYKRTVDMVRTKYGGSEALPHTPTENDPRFVVSQSKIELDPRLKRMWAGYAFAIDFREERGHAYMLDDQTFTGRQQKPQFGVCAHCHASVYVPYKKLGDGDLIKGFEKMNPMPYMEARKLLQHPVSCIDCHDPNTMQLRVTRPGFLEGIKTYKETQGIKDYNPNTMATRQEMRTYVCAQCHVEYYFKGDEKRLTYPWHKGLEADNILAYYDEINFKDWVHAETNAPMLKAQHPEFELWSQGIHARSGVACADCHMPYTRVGALKVSDHHVRSPLLNINRACQTCHHFSEEELKARVERIQDKTAEMKDMAMDSLIALIDDIKRIMDTGISNEKVEEARLCQRRASFLIDFVEAENSTGFHADQESARILFKAMDHLRKGQVALKDAITLYQAYGNTTTN; encoded by the coding sequence ATGGCAAAAGACTTCAAAGGCAATGAGGGGATGTCCTCAATTACCGCAATTGTTCTTATACTGGTAGTTGCTGTCGCTACATTTGCGGTAACCGCGTTGCTTATCAACATTTTTGAGAAGCAACAGGAGGCAAAAAATCCTTTCTTCCGTGTCGTTGAAATTAACGATGACACAGAAGACCCAGAAATCTGGGGTAAAAACTTTCCTATCCAATATGACCTATACAAACGAACTGTGGATATGGTCCGCACAAAATACGGTGGCAGTGAAGCACTACCCCATACACCTACCGAAAACGACCCACGTTTCGTGGTCAGTCAATCTAAAATTGAACTTGACCCTCGTCTGAAACGAATGTGGGCGGGTTATGCCTTTGCCATTGACTTTCGTGAAGAACGCGGACACGCCTATATGCTCGATGACCAGACCTTCACCGGTAGACAACAAAAACCCCAATTTGGGGTTTGTGCTCATTGCCACGCATCTGTTTATGTCCCATATAAAAAATTAGGCGATGGAGACCTTATTAAAGGTTTTGAAAAAATGAATCCCATGCCTTACATGGAAGCGAGAAAACTCTTACAACACCCTGTATCTTGTATTGATTGTCATGACCCAAATACGATGCAATTACGAGTAACCCGTCCAGGCTTCCTTGAGGGAATTAAAACTTATAAAGAAACTCAGGGTATAAAAGACTATAATCCCAATACCATGGCAACCCGCCAGGAAATGCGAACTTATGTCTGTGCTCAATGCCATGTCGAATACTACTTTAAAGGGGATGAAAAACGACTTACCTACCCCTGGCATAAAGGTTTAGAAGCAGATAATATTCTTGCCTATTATGATGAAATTAACTTTAAAGATTGGGTCCATGCGGAAACAAATGCACCCATGCTCAAAGCACAGCATCCCGAATTTGAATTATGGAGTCAGGGAATTCATGCCCGTTCTGGCGTCGCCTGTGCAGATTGCCACATGCCCTATACTCGCGTAGGAGCCTTAAAAGTAAGTGACCATCATGTCCGTAGTCCATTATTGAATATTAACCGTGCCTGCCAGACCTGTCACCATTTCTCCGAAGAAGAACTCAAAGCACGCGTAGAGCGTATTCAAGACAAAACAGCTGAAATGAAAGATATGGCAATGGATTCTCTTATAGCACTCATTGACGATATTAAACGAATCATGGATACAGGTATCTCCAATGAAAAAGTTGAAGAAGCCCGCTTATGCCAGCGCCGTGCATCATTCCTGATAGACTTTGTTGAGGCGGAAAACTCCACAGGTTTCCATGCCGACCAGGAATCCGCCCGTATCCTATTCAAAGCCATGGACCATCTCCGCAAAGGACAGGTCGCCCTCAAAGACGCCATCACCTTATATCAAGCTTACGGTAATACAACTACAAATTAA
- the nrfH gene encoding cytochrome c nitrite reductase small subunit, with the protein MQGKSSKLSSGFSYVLPICICLGFFIGIGSFTFYYARGYSYLTDDPNACANCHVMKDFLDSWQKSSHHNVAVCNDCHTGHTLFSKYYVKGLNGYHHSTAFTLGNFHEPIRIKEFNRKVAEGNCRYCHEDIVQNIDSNIAHREPLQCLNCHFNVGHFNY; encoded by the coding sequence ATGCAAGGAAAATCGTCCAAACTGTCTTCAGGCTTTTCTTATGTATTGCCCATTTGCATATGCCTTGGATTTTTTATTGGGATAGGTTCTTTCACTTTTTACTATGCTCGTGGTTATTCCTACCTTACTGATGACCCCAATGCCTGTGCTAATTGCCATGTTATGAAAGATTTTCTTGATTCATGGCAGAAATCCAGTCATCACAATGTCGCAGTATGTAACGATTGCCACACAGGACATACGTTGTTTTCAAAGTATTATGTTAAAGGCTTGAACGGCTATCATCACTCCACTGCTTTTACTCTGGGCAATTTCCACGAACCTATCCGTATTAAAGAATTTAATCGAAAAGTTGCGGAGGGTAATTGTAGATACTGTCACGAAGATATTGTGCAAAACATTGACTCAAATATCGCTCATCGTGAACCATTACAATGCTTGAATTGTCATTTTAATGTAGGTCATTTTAATTATTAA
- a CDS encoding heparinase II/III family protein, with product MKNTIPLKIKNTIYTLPIIIFLLCSSIFSEEEFQAILGLNTDFTKVSINTSHDRLIKERFTVDKGVFTQTENGRAGLEWAKELLHEQTTIPLTTYTLYREYQRTGDRKKYEKPYFLKRSMLSATTLLIYFENDDSLLPLLNDLIWDICEESSWVVPAHERQEKYTYVDLFSAETATQLAHTLLFLEDKLSDEIKKRIRYEVKKRVMQPYLFYSEDKYGWVHGRNNWTGVCAGSIGECFIILEENEQILRKAITLVTNQLARFVKNGFAEDGGCLEGISYWNYGLTHYVSFGELLYEATDGNVNIMQNPRLYQIAFYPYVVYLGNGQFASFSDAPSQFYPHAFITHRLAERFSAYDRLSSTSHPFIYHKLGEQLNVDYLHVLANPSPTHWHFGDIIRNILWSYPYSQQPKQEIPIESTYLPKSGIARLVSKDNNGNTYIVICKAGSNNEPHNHNDVGSFVYAVNNTIFLTDPGAGLYSREYFSAKRYENIFTNSYGHSLPVIGGKLQSAGEKYKGKLNYEQPNKAIINFHDAYDIPALKKAQRTLLLNEGGLKITDDFEFSNQGEEIEEALVTWLPVSIQNNCAIIESKEGKIKITPSNGSFEVESLKKQCEENNRSGELSRIRLKLPMQTKTQITFNITFSK from the coding sequence ATGAAAAATACAATTCCTCTTAAAATCAAAAACACTATCTACACACTACCTATTATCATTTTTTTACTATGCTCTTCTATATTTTCCGAAGAAGAATTTCAAGCAATTCTGGGATTAAACACAGATTTTACCAAGGTTTCAATAAACACCTCCCATGATAGGCTTATCAAAGAGAGATTTACTGTGGATAAAGGGGTATTTACCCAAACAGAAAACGGGAGAGCGGGTCTCGAATGGGCAAAGGAACTTCTACATGAACAGACAACAATCCCTCTAACAACATATACCTTATACAGAGAATATCAAAGAACAGGAGACCGTAAAAAATATGAAAAGCCTTATTTCCTGAAAAGGTCTATGCTTTCCGCGACCACCTTACTTATTTATTTTGAAAATGACGATTCATTACTTCCTCTTCTTAATGACCTAATCTGGGACATCTGCGAAGAATCTTCCTGGGTCGTTCCTGCTCATGAACGGCAAGAGAAGTATACGTATGTTGACCTTTTTTCTGCTGAAACCGCTACCCAATTAGCCCATACATTGCTTTTCTTAGAAGATAAATTGTCAGATGAAATAAAAAAAAGAATACGCTACGAAGTCAAAAAAAGGGTTATGCAACCGTATCTCTTTTATTCCGAAGATAAATATGGCTGGGTTCATGGACGAAATAACTGGACAGGTGTTTGTGCTGGGTCTATCGGCGAATGTTTTATCATACTGGAAGAAAACGAACAAATCCTGCGCAAAGCCATTACCCTCGTTACGAATCAATTAGCCCGCTTCGTGAAAAACGGTTTTGCAGAAGATGGCGGTTGTCTGGAAGGTATTTCCTACTGGAACTACGGACTCACACATTACGTCAGTTTTGGGGAACTGCTTTACGAAGCAACCGATGGAAATGTCAATATTATGCAGAACCCCCGACTTTACCAGATTGCCTTCTATCCCTATGTTGTTTATTTAGGAAATGGACAATTTGCCAGTTTCTCTGACGCTCCATCTCAATTTTATCCACATGCTTTCATCACACATCGGTTAGCAGAACGCTTCTCCGCTTACGACCGACTTTCTTCTACATCTCATCCGTTCATTTACCATAAATTGGGAGAACAATTAAATGTAGATTACCTACATGTACTTGCTAATCCTTCACCAACACACTGGCATTTTGGAGATATTATTCGCAATATCCTCTGGTCCTACCCTTATTCTCAACAACCCAAACAAGAAATCCCCATTGAAAGCACCTACTTGCCCAAATCAGGTATCGCAAGATTGGTTTCAAAAGATAATAATGGAAACACATATATCGTTATCTGTAAAGCAGGTAGTAATAATGAACCCCACAATCATAACGATGTTGGAAGTTTCGTCTATGCAGTTAATAACACTATTTTCCTTACCGACCCAGGTGCAGGTCTCTACTCACGAGAATATTTCAGTGCTAAACGATATGAAAACATCTTCACAAACTCCTACGGACATAGCCTACCCGTTATTGGTGGGAAACTACAAAGTGCTGGAGAAAAATACAAAGGAAAACTTAACTATGAACAACCCAACAAAGCTATTATAAACTTCCATGACGCATATGATATTCCAGCCTTGAAAAAAGCACAACGAACTCTCCTGCTAAACGAAGGTGGATTAAAAATTACCGATGATTTTGAATTCTCAAACCAAGGGGAAGAAATTGAAGAAGCACTTGTAACATGGTTACCAGTATCTATACAGAACAATTGTGCCATTATCGAAAGTAAGGAAGGCAAAATTAAAATTACCCCTTCTAACGGCTCGTTCGAAGTTGAATCCCTCAAAAAACAATGTGAGGAAAACAACCGTTCTGGCGAACTTTCCCGCATAAGATTGAAACTCCCAATGCAGACCAAAACACAGATTACATTTAACATAACCTTTTCAAAATAA